The DNA window GGGGGTCGGCATGGGGCCGCTTTGTGCGGCGGCCGCCGAGACTTTGCCCGTCGCGGCATCGAGCACCTTGGCCCCCGCAAGGTCGGTGAACCGATAGTGCGTCGCATCTGTCCACTGGCCGCGCAGATAAGAAACCCGCCATTTTTGACCAGAAGCATTGCCCGCCTGGTACTCCTTGTATCCCGGCATATTGGGCCAGCGGTCTTGGGCAGGCGCGGCTGAAACGATAAGTGCCGCCGCAACCAGAATCAGGGATCGGTTCATGCCGCGATTCTACGCGATTGTTCCGCCGTCACCGCCAGTTTTGGCCGGAATCAAACGCCGGGCAACCCACGCAAACACGGGTGCGCAAACCAAAGCGGGCAAAAACAAGACGCTGGGCATCGATTTGATTCCCGTGATCCCCAGTCCGATCGCCACCATCAAGACACCGCCGACCGCTACCGATTCGCCAACCAAACCGTCATCTTCGGCCAGGCGGGCCAGTTTGCGGGCAGCCAGGGTCAGCAACCCTTGGAACACAAGGACAAATACTGCAGAAACCAGCACCCCAACCCCAAGCGTCGCCGCCAAAAACACCGAACTGATGCCGTCGAGCAACGATTTGAGACCGAGCAGTTCGATATGGCCTTCGAGCGCATCTTGCAAACAGCCCATCAGTGTCATTGGCCCGATACAGA is part of the Armatimonadota bacterium genome and encodes:
- a CDS encoding DUF554 domain-containing protein codes for the protein MPAARPFAGFGTVVNAAAVIVGSLAGLAAGRALPPKVADAAVFGVGLITLCLGVQMFLRTRNPLVVVSAVCVGGALGAALGLDAGMERLAEWARVGLGGHGTFNQGFVTASVLFCIGPMTLMGCLQDALEGHIELLGLKSLLDGISSVFLAATLGVGVLVSAVFVLVFQGLLTLAARKLARLAEDDGLVGESVAVGGVLMVAIGLGITGIKSMPSVLFLPALVCAPVFAWVARRLIPAKTGGDGGTIA